Sequence from the Methylophilales bacterium MBRSF5 genome:
CAGCTCGTGGGGGAACATCCACGATCATAGGAAAAGGCATGTTAAAGAATTTCTTCAAGGATTTATTTGGCAATAACCTTCAGATGACAATTATCTCTCCAAATCAAAAAAAGATTAATGCTAAACAGACCTGGATGATTGACAATAGCAAACCCAAAGGGCAATTATTTCTTGATGATGGAGCAATTAAGGCTTTGCTGATGAATAAAAAAAGCTTATTACCAGTTGGGGTAAAAAGCTTTTCGGGAAATTTCCAGAGGGGCGATCTGTTATCATGCATGAATCAAGATGGAGTAGAGGTTGCTAGAGGTTTATCAAATTTTTCGAGTGTAGATGTTGAGAGAATCATGGGACAAAAGACAAATTGCTTAAATCAATCACTTGAAAATATGTTTGAGGAAAATTTAATTCACCGTAACAATTTGGTTATTATTTAGTATTGGAAAAATTATGAAACAAAAAAAAATTGCAATTATCATGGGGTCGAATAGTGACTGGCCGGTAATGAAAAATGCTGCTGATATTCTTGATAAATTTAATATCCCATTTGAGGCAAAAGTTGTTTCAGCTCATCGGACTCCTGATCTGATGTTTGATTTTGCAGAATCATCAAATGATAATGGTATTGGTTTAATTATTGCTGGTGCAGGAGGCGCTGCTCATTTACCAGGAATGGTTGCTTCGAAATCAAGAGTACCAGTATTGGGTGTACCCATTCCAACTAAATATCTAAA
This genomic interval carries:
- a CDS encoding N5-carboxyaminoimidazole ribonucleotide mutase produces the protein MKQKKIAIIMGSNSDWPVMKNAADILDKFNIPFEAKVVSAHRTPDLMFDFAESSNDNGIGLIIAGAGGAAHLPGMVASKSRVPVLGVPIPTKYLNGQDSLYSIVQMPKGIPVATFAIGEAGATNAALFAVSIFAQEDNALLEKLKKFRIDQEEKVKAMKLDQEV